The Acidiferrobacter thiooxydans sequence TAAAAGCACCAGTCCATTCGCGCCGTAATGGCGCCAGTCGATCCGCGGCCTAAAGAGGCCATGTCAGGGTGCCGGGCCCCGTTTCGGGCCCCTTGGTGCGTTACCCGCTCGGGCCTCTTTCGAGAGCAGAGGCGATGGGCAACAGGAGGTTTGAGAGGTACGAGATCCGGCAAGGGATAACGCCTGCGATGGGGCGAGTCCGATCGCGAGGCGGCCTGCCCTGAGCGGGTGGGTCCAAGATCGCAGCCTGGGTGCACCGACAGGCCTCTGAACGGGTCTGGCCCCAAAGACCCCTGCCCGACGATTGCGGTGAGGGCTGGCGGAGGTGTTGGCCCTGACACGCCGACGAACCGCTCGGCGACCCTGCGTGGGGCGGCCCTTGCCGGACGCGGTCAGGGGGTTCGGCAACGGCAACCCGCAGGTCCCGGCACGCAAGGTCCGGCGCGCCGGCCAGACCGGATACCCGCCCCCTACCGCCGGCTCGATCGGGCCGTCCACGAATGCCCTCCTGACCCCGGTGATCCGGGATTTCGTGGTCGCCGATACCGCCCAGGCCCCCTCCAGTCAGGGACCAAAGCTCGTCGACCGCGCAGCCGGCGAGGTCTCGAAGACCATTCTCTTGGAACCCATGCGAGCCTTAAAGCCGCCCCCACACACCGCGCTTATCACCCGGTCGGCCTGCGATAACGACCGCTCGGGGCGTCGGCGCCGACCGCGCGGACCCGGCCGGACCATGGCGTGCGCCGCGCCCGCTCCGGCTCGCGGCCCCCTCCGGCATCCCTGCGGGGCACCCCGGCGACACCCGCCTCACCGTGGCCGCCCGGGGTGCCACTGATGGGTCGGTGCCGATCCGGGTCCTACCACAAGGCTCGACGCCATCCCGAACCGTCCGAGTCCGGTCCGCGGCCGCACGCCGGCTGGCGTAACCGTACGCGGACGTCGGCGCACGCGGACCGCTGGCGTCGCGCCGGCAGATGGGCGACAATAAATCGCTTACGGCCACGGCCGGCCATGGATACGACAGGTCGCCATCATGCTTATCGCGTATTTGATCGCAGTCACCATCATAACCATCATCGCGACCTTCCCGACCTTCTGGATTCGTAAACTCACGTCGTGGATCGCGCGCATCGAAACGAAACGCCGAGATGAGACTGATGGCGGAAACATTACCTAGATGCCGGACACTGTGGTGCGTCGAGCGCCGCCCTTAAATCCCGCTATCCTGTCCGCACCCATCCCGCAATCGCTAGGGCCGCCATCAGGCGGATAATGGTATTCACGGCCCGCAGCACCGACTGGCCGCAGGTCCTTGCGGGCGGCACTCCGATCGGGGATCGCATCACGCGCAACGTGCGAAACTAGCGCCAGGATCCGCGCAGCTGCCCGTCCACGCCATCCGCCGCCGCACGTATGCCTGATAGCCTAATGGCCGAAAGCGGGGGCATGCATCAACGTTGGGATCATGGTGCGCGTGTAGAGAGTCGCAAACATCCACGCCGTAAGCCCGATGGTCATGACGAAAAGCGGTACGAAAAGCACGAACGCCGCGGTCATCCAACGCTGCGTGGGAGAGACATCCAGCCGCAACCAGAAGTAACCCTGAACTAGCGTGAGCGCCGCGGCTGAAGCCACCACAACAAGCATTAGGCGAAGCCTTGTACCCATATGATCGACCACGAGCCATAAAGGCAGGGCGGTGAGAATCAAAGACAGAACAAAGCCCACCACATACTGCCCACCATGAGCCAATTGCACCTCAGGGTGCCGCAGAGGATCGTCGTGTGTGCTAGTGGACATGGAGGGCCCCCGTGAGATAGACGAAACTAAACACATAAATCCAGAGAAACCCCTGGAAAAACCAGAACAGCTTCAAGTTCAGGAGCCGATAGACGACATTCTGTGTAAACCCCTCGCGTACCACCTGCACCATCATCACTGCCGTCCATAGAATCGCGAAGACAAGGTGTGCGCCATGATAGAGTACCAGCGTATAAAACGCTGATAGGAATCCACTGCGTTCTGGCACCATGCCGTGCAGCGCAAGCCCTGCGAAATCGACTCCCTCGACCACAAGAAACCCCGCGCCCAGAACGATGGCGCCGGCAAGCCCGGACAGTACGGTGTTTTTGTCCCCGCGCTTTAATCCCACCATTGCGAAACCATAAGCGAGGATTGCGGAAAACAATAGCACGGTCTCAAAAAAGGCCACCACAGGGTGTGTGACCGTGCCGGCCGTTGGGCCGGCCGCGGCATTGACGCGATGATTCAATACGAGATAGCTCGCAAACAGGCTCGATACGATCATCGAATCACTAAGTAGATACAGCCAGAACCCTAGAGTCTTCGTTGAAATGCTATCATGCTCATGGGGATGGCGCTGCCAGAGCACGGCATTCGTCGGATCGACATAGACCTCTTTACTCACAGCACCTCCTTGACATTCATAGGCCTCGCATGCATAGGGCGCTATCGTGAGGGCTCGCGTTACGGCCCCTGCACCGGGCTGCGCGGCGTCACGGAGGCCTGAAAAGCCACTGCTCCCCCCGCCACACCGGCAACCGGCGCCTCTCTGCCCGGATCTGAGAGCAGGCCTTCCTCGACCTCACGGATTCGCGCCCCAGGAATGGTGTGCCCGGGATCTCCCTCGAAGGATCGGGCAATCACCACCGCCACGATACCAAGGAGGCTCAAGCTCGCCAGCCAGTACATGCGCCACACCATGCCAAACCCAAGGCCGAAGGCGAGCGCCCCGAGCAGGACGGGAACGAAGGTATTGCTGGGGAGATGGATGTCCTCGTAGTGGTCTGGGCGTAGGTTCACGAGCCCGTGCTGGCGCCGCCATGCCCACTCGTCACGGCTGTTTATATAAGGCAGCAGGGCAAAGTTATAAAATGGCACCGGGCAATGCGTGAGCCATTCGAGGCTGCGCGCCGTCCGCCAGGGGTCCGGGCCTGTCACACGATGTTGCCCCCGGTCGCGAATGCTGACATACATCTGCTTGAACATGTAATAGGCGGCGATCAGGAACAAAAAGATACCAACCTCCTCACTGATCAAAAGCGGTCGCCATGACACGAAGGGGATGTAGTCTATGCGCCGTGGCATGCCCATGAACCCCAACGCATACATGGAGCCAAACAACACTACCGTGCCGGCGCTGAAGAACCAAAAGGCGCGCTTACCAATGCGCTCGTCCAACTTGAATCCAAAAACCTTCGGGAACCAGAAATTAATGCCCCCTATGGCTGCGAACCCCACGACGTTTAGCATGTTGTGGAAGTGCGCTACGACAAAGACGCTGTTATGGACCGTGTAGTTGATCGCCGGCATAGCAAGCATCATGCCGGAAAGCCCCCCGGTGAGGAGCAGGACCAGGGCCGCCAGGGCCCACAGCATGGGGAGATCGAAGCGTATGCGTCCACGGTACAAGGTGAACGCCCAATTGAAGACCTTGACCCCCGTGGGAATCCCCACAAGCATGCTCGCGATACTAAAAAATGAGTTTACCCCGGGCCCCGCCCCCATTGTGAAGAAATGATGCAGCCACACCGACCACGACACGCCTCCTATGGCGATACTTGCTGCGGCCATGGTCATGTAACCAAAAAGCGGCTTCTCGGAAAACGTCGGTATGATCTCCGACATGATGCCGAAGGCCGGCAAGATCACGTAGTACACCTCGGGATGGCCCCAAATCCAAAAGAGATCGGTGTAGAGCATCAGATTACCGCCGAGGCCGGGCGTGAAAAAGTGCGTCCCGGCATAACGATCGAGACTTAAAAGCGCCACCGCCGCGGTAAATACCGGGAAGGAGCTCAAGCCCACGACGCTCGTACTGAGCGCGGTCCAGCAGAATATCGGCATGCGCGTCCAGGTCATGCCGGGCGCACGCAGTTTAAGGATAGTTATGATGATGTTGATCGAGGCAAGCGTGGTACCGACGCTGCCGATCTGCACCGCCCATATCCAGTAGTCGACCCCCACACCCGGACTGTAGGCAAGCTCGGTAAGCGGGCTTAAGCCCACCCACCCAGCATGGGAGAAGTCGCCTACGAAAAGCGAGATCATAACAAGGCCTGTGGCCGCCGCCGTAAGCCAAAACGATACCGCGTTCAGATAGGGGTAGGCCATGTCGCGGGCGCCGATCTGCAAGGGGACCACGATGTTCATAAGCCCAATTAGGATCGGCGTGATGGCAAACAGGATCATGATGGTCCCGTGCGCGCTATAGATCTGCCCGAAATGGTAAGGCGGCAGGTAACCGTGCAGGGCCCCGAGGTAACCGGGTGACTGCGGCCCCACGGCCATGACCTGCTGGGTGCGCATCATGACGCCGTCGATAAAGCCGCGGAAGAACATCACGAGCCCTAGAAGACAGTACATGACACCGATCTTCTTGTGATCGACAGTGGTCAGCCACTCTCGCCACAAGTAACCCCATGACCGATAGTAGGTGATCGCCCCGAGAATCACGAGCGTCGCGCAGGCCACCAGTACGAAGGTCCAGACGAGGATCGGATTCTGGTACGGGATCTCCTTTAAGGCGAGTCGTCCGAGAAGCGGACTCCAGGGACCCGGGTAATGAACGAGCATCAAAACACTCCTTTAGCTCACTTAATCAACCGCACCTTCATGGGCTTGGTCATGCTCTCGGTCATAGCCAATGGCGTTCGATAGACACGGCCTTCCATGACCTGTTCAATGACGTGATCGAAAAGCCCCGTCTGCACATGGGAAAAATGCCGGATCTTGTCTACGAGATTTATGGTCGGTTGGGCCACGCGCGTGAAACGGGCATATGTCAGGCGATCCTTGGCGCCCTGCACGTGTCGTACCCAACCCTTGAAGCGCTCCGGACTTGTCACACGCGTGACAAAGCCCATCCACGAAAACCCGCCGCCACTAAAATCGTCGGAATAGCCGTGATAGGTTCCGGTGCGACTTGCGATCATGCCCTGCTTCGTGCGCATCCCGGGCATGATGTCGATCTCGCCTACAAGCTCAGGAATGAAGAAGTCATTCACCACGGTCGCAGAGGTGAGTTGGAATTTCACCGGCGTCCGGACCGGGACCACGAGCTCATCTACGGTCGCAATCCCCTGTTTTGGATAGATGAAGACCCATTGCCAATCGGTGGTCACGACATCGACGCGTAAGGGGCGTACGGGATGGGCCGCGGGGTCTATGGCATTGACCCCGGACGGGTCCGCGCGGCGCGTGAAGGCCTCGTTCATGTGTCCCTCCCGGGCCACAGCACGGCGCACCGCAAGCGGATTGTAGGGGTTTGTCGCAAACACGCTCTTTACGGAAAAATACGACAGGTACCCTACGATCATGAGGGGCACGCCCCATACCAACACCTCTATGACGAGCGACGCCGTGAAGGTGGGATCGTAACTCCGGGACTTGCCGCCGACCCTATATCGCCACAAGAAGGCCGCCACCAGACCGCCGGCCACAAGCACCACGCCCCCCATGACCGCGGCATCCAGGATGGTGGTATGCCACTCCGTGCGCGCGATCGCACCCTTGGGATGCACGAGCCAATATCCCTTTTGCGCGCATCCGGTCAAAAACGCGACAACCGCGAATATAAGCGGTCGAAGGCGGCGTCCCTTATGCGATGGCATGAGCGTTCCCTGCAAATAGACGAGGGCATTGTAGCGCCGCTCAAGTACTAGCTGATCGGCCCTTCGCTTGATAGCCCACCCTATGAGAGCCACGGTCCGCTCCGCGGACGTCGGGGACGTGGCACAAACGACGGAAGGGTTTTGGTGCATGTCGCATAGCAAAAAACAGGCGCCGAGGGCGTCCCGACCTGGCGCCTGCACCGGGCCCGCACAAACAGCCCGCCGGATTGACGGCGCGCACTGCCTGCAAGGTAAGTCGCGATCATCAAGGGACTGACATCGCCCTCCCCCAGGATTCGTAAGGCCTGTCACCCCTTGGTGCCTCAGGATCGCGTCCTGGGCGGAAAATGCTGAGCTTGCCTCGCGCCATGCGGCCTGCGCCACTATGTAATACGAGACGATCGACACGGGCCGAAACCGCTCGCGCTCGCTGGCCTTAGCGGTTTCAGCCAATATTTCTTTGATCGACATGTAGACACATGCTCGCCAACCTCGTCACCGATCACGAGCGCCCCATCGATCTTGGCCGCAATGCCTTGCGGGTTCTCATCATCGTCCGTCTCCGTTGCGGGTTCGACGAATACGGGTTCGTGGCCTGAATTTCGCTATCTGACAGTATTATCCCTAGGCGGCAGGGCCCGCCGGCCTCAGCATCGCTGGCCGCGGGCCACCGCCAACGGATGGAGGCTCGCCTGGGCGGCGGGACGGGTGGCGATGGCGGCAAACCACGAGACGAGGTTCGTATGGCCGGCAGACCAGGAAAATCCCACGCCCTGCGCAAAGTCGAGGGCCGCGAACAGGGCGATATCGGCGACTGTGTAGCGACCGGGGACGATTGTGGCGCGTCCACCCATCTGGCTGTCCAACCAGCCAAGACCATCGTGCATGAGGGCCTTGAAGCCGTCTACGCAATCGGGAAGGATCACCATGCGCGACCGGTACATGGCCGCCGCCGGTCCATAATGGAAGGCGGCATAAAAGGGTTCGGTGACGCGCCGCTCGACACGGCGCAACCACATGCGGGTCACGGCCCGCTCCTCGGCCGTGGCCCCTATCAACGGCGGATCGGGATATTTTTCCTCCAGATACTGCATGATCGCCGCGCTCTCGGCAAGAAACGTCCCGTCGTCAAGCACGAGGACCGGCACCTGTCCGCTCGGGTTACGATCGACAAACGGCGCCCTGCGGTTTTCACCGCCGTCGATGTCGAGATCCACCCGTGGGATCTTAATGCCCTTCTCGTGCATCATCATGCGCACTGCGCGCGGATTCGGCCGCGGACCGTCATAGAGCTGCATGCTGTCTCTCCTTATGATAATCATGGAAATGAGGGAAATTTGACGTGCCACGGACCGGTAAGCGGCCGCGCCCGCGGGTAGTCGGCATTGATGCGCGCCTGTCGCACCGCGGTGTCCGGTACGGGGAGTGGTGCCACGCATCTCGCACCTATGATAAATGGCCGATCCCAGCCGGCCGTCTAATGTGTTACCCTTGTCATTGGTACCTGGAAGGATACCATCGACATGGCGGCGCACGACCATTACGATCTTATCGTCATAGGCAGCGGCCCGGGGGGCGGCTCGGTGGCCCGCGAGGCGGCCGCGCACGGGAAGCGCGTCTTGCTGCTGGAACGCGGCGACTACCTGAAACGCTCTCCGCAAAACTGGGACGCCAAGGCGGTATTCGTCGAGGCCAAATACCAGGCCAAAGAGACCTGGTACGGGGCCGATGGCCGAACCTTCCACCCGGGGCTGCACTATTTCGTGGGTGGCAACTCGAAGGTCTACGGCGCGGCACTGTTTCGTCTGCGCGAATGCGATTTCGAGGAAATCTCCTACCCGGACGGCCTATCGCCACCCTGGCCCCTGCCCTACGCGGCCTTCGAACCCTACTACACCCGTGCCGAACGGTTGTTCCATGTCCATGGCGTGCGCGGCGAGGACCCGAACGAACCACCGGCGAGCGACCCCTACCCGTTCCCACCGGTCGCGCACGAACCGGAAATCGCCGCCCTCGCGGAGGATCTGCGCCGCGCCGGCGCCCACCCCTTCCACCTCCCGCTCGGAATTCTGCTAGACGAAAAGGATGGGGTGGCATCACCCACGAGCCCGTGCATCCGCTGCGAGGCCTTCGACGGATTTCCCTGCCCCACCAATGGCAAGGCCGACGCCCAGGTCATTTGTGTCGATCCCGCCCTGGCCGCCTACCCGGACCATCTGACACTCCTCACCGGGGCCTATGTGTCGCGACTCGAGACTGACAGCTCGGGACGCACGATCGCCAAGGTCCACGTAACTCGCGAGGGGCGCCATGAAGAATATGGCGCCGATATCGTCGTCGTCGCCTGTGGGGCGCTGTCTAGCGCCTTGCTGCTGCTACGTTCCGCAAGCGACCACCACCCAAACGGCTTGGCCAATGGCTCGGGGCAGGTGGGACGCAATTACATGCGCCATAATCAATCGGTACTCATGGCCCTCCTGCGCCACCCCAACCGCACGATTTTTCAAAAGACGCTCGCAATCAGCGATTTCTACGTGCGT is a genomic window containing:
- a CDS encoding COX aromatic rich motif-containing protein, with product MALIGWAIKRRADQLVLERRYNALVYLQGTLMPSHKGRRLRPLIFAVVAFLTGCAQKGYWLVHPKGAIARTEWHTTILDAAVMGGVVLVAGGLVAAFLWRYRVGGKSRSYDPTFTASLVIEVLVWGVPLMIVGYLSYFSVKSVFATNPYNPLAVRRAVAREGHMNEAFTRRADPSGVNAIDPAAHPVRPLRVDVVTTDWQWVFIYPKQGIATVDELVVPVRTPVKFQLTSATVVNDFFIPELVGEIDIMPGMRTKQGMIASRTGTYHGYSDDFSGGGFSWMGFVTRVTSPERFKGWVRHVQGAKDRLTYARFTRVAQPTINLVDKIRHFSHVQTGLFDHVIEQVMEGRVYRTPLAMTESMTKPMKVRLIK
- a CDS encoding glutathione S-transferase family protein, whose amino-acid sequence is MQLYDGPRPNPRAVRMMMHEKGIKIPRVDLDIDGGENRRAPFVDRNPSGQVPVLVLDDGTFLAESAAIMQYLEEKYPDPPLIGATAEERAVTRMWLRRVERRVTEPFYAAFHYGPAAAMYRSRMVILPDCVDGFKALMHDGLGWLDSQMGGRATIVPGRYTVADIALFAALDFAQGVGFSWSAGHTNLVSWFAAIATRPAAQASLHPLAVARGQRC
- a CDS encoding cytochrome c oxidase subunit 3, with product MSKEVYVDPTNAVLWQRHPHEHDSISTKTLGFWLYLLSDSMIVSSLFASYLVLNHRVNAAAGPTAGTVTHPVVAFFETVLLFSAILAYGFAMVGLKRGDKNTVLSGLAGAIVLGAGFLVVEGVDFAGLALHGMVPERSGFLSAFYTLVLYHGAHLVFAILWTAVMMVQVVREGFTQNVVYRLLNLKLFWFFQGFLWIYVFSFVYLTGALHVH
- a CDS encoding cbb3-type cytochrome c oxidase subunit I is translated as MLVHYPGPWSPLLGRLALKEIPYQNPILVWTFVLVACATLVILGAITYYRSWGYLWREWLTTVDHKKIGVMYCLLGLVMFFRGFIDGVMMRTQQVMAVGPQSPGYLGALHGYLPPYHFGQIYSAHGTIMILFAITPILIGLMNIVVPLQIGARDMAYPYLNAVSFWLTAAATGLVMISLFVGDFSHAGWVGLSPLTELAYSPGVGVDYWIWAVQIGSVGTTLASINIIITILKLRAPGMTWTRMPIFCWTALSTSVVGLSSFPVFTAAVALLSLDRYAGTHFFTPGLGGNLMLYTDLFWIWGHPEVYYVILPAFGIMSEIIPTFSEKPLFGYMTMAAASIAIGGVSWSVWLHHFFTMGAGPGVNSFFSIASMLVGIPTGVKVFNWAFTLYRGRIRFDLPMLWALAALVLLLTGGLSGMMLAMPAINYTVHNSVFVVAHFHNMLNVVGFAAIGGINFWFPKVFGFKLDERIGKRAFWFFSAGTVVLFGSMYALGFMGMPRRIDYIPFVSWRPLLISEEVGIFLFLIAAYYMFKQMYVSIRDRGQHRVTGPDPWRTARSLEWLTHCPVPFYNFALLPYINSRDEWAWRRQHGLVNLRPDHYEDIHLPSNTFVPVLLGALAFGLGFGMVWRMYWLASLSLLGIVAVVIARSFEGDPGHTIPGARIREVEEGLLSDPGREAPVAGVAGGAVAFQASVTPRSPVQGP
- a CDS encoding GMC oxidoreductase, encoding MAAHDHYDLIVIGSGPGGGSVAREAAAHGKRVLLLERGDYLKRSPQNWDAKAVFVEAKYQAKETWYGADGRTFHPGLHYFVGGNSKVYGAALFRLRECDFEEISYPDGLSPPWPLPYAAFEPYYTRAERLFHVHGVRGEDPNEPPASDPYPFPPVAHEPEIAALAEDLRRAGAHPFHLPLGILLDEKDGVASPTSPCIRCEAFDGFPCPTNGKADAQVICVDPALAAYPDHLTLLTGAYVSRLETDSSGRTIAKVHVTREGRHEEYGADIVVVACGALSSALLLLRSASDHHPNGLANGSGQVGRNYMRHNQSVLMALLRHPNRTIFQKTLAISDFYVRGPDQDYPLGLIQMLAKTHPAQVQGEVLPEWMNWLPKAPFEALAERSLSFWLSSEDLPRPENRVFYDGERTVLDLTQNNMEAHHGLRQQLKRLLKSADVHPLLMERSLYLGKDIPIAGTAHQAGTLRFGTDPATSVLDIDCKAHEIDNLYVADASFFPSIGAVNPTLTIIANALRVADSIMARLG
- a CDS encoding cytochrome o ubiquinol/quinol oxidase subunit IV; translation: MSTSTHDDPLRHPEVQLAHGGQYVVGFVLSLILTALPLWLVVDHMGTRLRLMLVVVASAAALTLVQGYFWLRLDVSPTQRWMTAAFVLFVPLFVMTIGLTAWMFATLYTRTMIPTLMHAPAFGH